A region from the Methylocella sp. genome encodes:
- a CDS encoding tyrosinase family protein has product MKWQDFINGPDGAERLASLQKAVAKMKSLDASPPDSVDFRRSWKYWANIHGYLGPKSKFGTLDAQKKRLTQLQMTQFLPFLIGTTDKPGLTDQTPPDAIASAVWATCQHSPPNQQLNFFGWHRMYLYYFERVLQWAANDSKLTLPYWDYTDPNQTALPDAFQDINSPLYDWRRSEALNEGLATLNPQITDIDGPLTTDTALLQYEGDIEGGVHGNVHCSVGQTCPIALMGLVGMAANDPIFYEHHANIDRMWSCWQHAHPTEAPGDWQNQSFSFVDETGAEVTRQVKDFLDTKALGYVYDNDSNCTRTASAPQVIAAQAAASDQAIPTLTASAKPLRLNATTTSVKISLPAREAHVATTATPQQPTLVLQGVSARSDPGALLSVFVSSPDKPNAREYVGTINWFGVFDHMEGMGHEGPVSRTFEYNIARHLQSLGLADAREVTVTFEATSGLVPAQKPEASAAEATSFGFRSDAGLTVEAVEVH; this is encoded by the coding sequence ATGAAATGGCAGGATTTCATCAACGGCCCGGATGGCGCCGAGCGGCTCGCCAGCCTTCAGAAGGCAGTCGCAAAGATGAAGTCACTCGACGCCAGCCCGCCAGACTCTGTCGACTTCCGCCGTAGCTGGAAATACTGGGCTAACATCCATGGCTATCTGGGACCGAAGAGTAAGTTCGGAACTCTCGATGCTCAGAAGAAGCGCCTTACGCAACTCCAGATGACGCAATTTCTTCCGTTCTTGATAGGTACGACTGACAAACCCGGCCTAACCGATCAGACACCGCCGGACGCGATTGCAAGCGCTGTATGGGCGACCTGTCAGCATTCGCCGCCAAATCAGCAGTTGAACTTCTTCGGCTGGCATAGAATGTACCTGTACTACTTTGAGCGAGTGCTGCAATGGGCCGCCAACGATTCAAAGCTCACGTTGCCGTATTGGGATTATACGGATCCCAACCAGACGGCATTGCCGGATGCTTTTCAGGATATTAATTCGCCGCTCTACGACTGGCGGCGCTCCGAGGCTTTGAACGAAGGGCTGGCGACGTTAAATCCGCAAATTACTGACATTGACGGCCCGCTGACGACCGATACTGCCTTATTGCAATATGAAGGCGACATCGAGGGCGGCGTTCACGGCAACGTGCATTGTTCGGTGGGACAGACGTGCCCAATCGCTCTCATGGGTCTTGTCGGAATGGCTGCCAATGACCCGATTTTCTATGAGCACCACGCGAATATTGACCGCATGTGGTCGTGCTGGCAGCATGCGCATCCGACCGAAGCGCCTGGCGACTGGCAAAACCAGTCGTTCAGCTTCGTGGACGAGACGGGCGCGGAGGTCACGCGGCAAGTCAAAGACTTCCTCGACACCAAGGCACTCGGCTACGTGTACGACAATGACAGCAACTGCACGCGGACAGCGTCGGCTCCGCAGGTTATCGCCGCTCAAGCCGCCGCATCCGATCAGGCTATCCCAACCTTGACCGCCTCTGCGAAACCCCTCCGACTCAATGCAACGACCACGTCAGTGAAGATCAGTCTTCCCGCGCGGGAGGCCCATGTCGCGACGACCGCAACGCCGCAACAGCCGACTCTGGTTTTGCAAGGCGTCAGCGCGCGATCTGATCCCGGGGCGCTTCTCAGTGTGTTCGTGTCGAGTCCAGACAAGCCGAATGCTCGTGAATACGTCGGCACCATCAATTGGTTCGGCGTCTTCGACCACATGGAGGGCATGGGACACGAAGGCCCAGTCTCGCGCACCTTCGAATATAACATCGCGCGCCATCTGCAGTCTCTGGGGCTTGCCGACGCTCGAGAGGTGACGGTGACGTTTGAAGCGACGTCGGGGCTGGTGCCCGCCCAAAAGCCGGAGGCATCAGCGGCAGAGGCTACGTCATTCGGCTTCCGATCGGATGCGGGCCTGACCGTCGAGGCTGTTGAAGTTCATTAA
- a CDS encoding IS3 family transposase: protein MLRNLTACHGYSERKACALTRQHRSTQRKPMISNPHTAIRQRMHEIVRTHIRYGYRRVHIMLKREGWSIGRNLIYRIYREEGLVLRSKRPRRRKMAVHREARCCPKRPHEAWSLDFVQDQLGNGQRFRTLTVVDVFSRESLAIEVGRRLRGEHVVECLNRLVRQHAAPKYLFADNGAEFTGHQVDLWAYHHGTRIDFSRPGKPTGNPFIETFNGSFRDECLNLHWFESIDEAKVQIEAWRRDYNESHPHMGLGNQTPQEYRLQASTLVEAKDVAAVEN from the coding sequence TTGTTGCGCAATTTGACGGCGTGTCACGGCTACAGCGAGCGTAAGGCCTGCGCTTTGACGCGCCAGCATCGGTCGACTCAGAGGAAGCCGATGATCTCGAACCCTCACACCGCAATTCGGCAAAGGATGCACGAGATTGTTCGGACCCACATCCGCTATGGTTACAGGCGCGTGCACATCATGCTGAAGCGCGAAGGCTGGTCGATCGGGCGCAACCTCATCTACCGGATCTACCGCGAGGAAGGCCTCGTCCTGCGCAGCAAGCGGCCGCGACGTCGCAAGATGGCCGTACATCGAGAAGCACGCTGTTGTCCGAAACGGCCGCATGAAGCTTGGAGCCTCGACTTCGTGCAGGACCAGCTCGGCAATGGGCAGAGGTTCCGAACCCTGACAGTTGTTGACGTGTTCAGTCGAGAGAGTCTGGCGATCGAAGTCGGGCGGCGTCTGCGCGGCGAACACGTGGTCGAATGTTTGAACCGTCTCGTGCGTCAGCACGCAGCCCCCAAGTATCTTTTTGCCGACAATGGCGCTGAATTTACCGGTCATCAGGTCGATCTGTGGGCTTATCATCACGGCACGCGGATTGACTTCTCAAGGCCAGGCAAGCCGACGGGTAACCCCTTTATCGAAACGTTCAACGGCTCGTTCAGGGACGAATGCCTGAACCTGCATTGGTTCGAGAGCATCGATGAAGCGAAGGTCCAGATCGAGGCTTGGAGACGGGACTATAATGAGAGCCATCCTCACATGGGCCTCGGAAATCAAACGCCGCAGGAATATCGTTTACAGGCAAGTACTTTGGTGGAAGCAAAGGACGTAGCAGCCGTCGAAAACTAG
- a CDS encoding type I secretion system permease/ATPase, which produces MRESIGAANIDAGLECLTLLLHFHGVPADAAQIRHRFGGAPIGVTEILRCAKEFKLKARAITTDWKRLARQPLPVIAERSDGTFLIVAKITDEGALIQRPFVNRPEIISRREFEANWHGRIVLMARRAALGELARRFDLTWFLQAMAKYRHLFAEVIFASFFLQLFALATPLFFQVVTDKVLVHRGFTTLDVLVVGLLTVSVFETVLTALRTYVFAHTTNRIDVELGARLFRHLVSLPIGYFEARRAGDSVARVRELENIRNFLTSSALTLVIDVFFTFVFLGVMFCYSPQLTFIVLGSFPFYIGVSVAVTPVFRRRLEEKFERGAENQSFLVESVSAIETLKAMAIEPQMQKRWEEQLAAYVHASFRVLSLGNWGSQGVQLVSKIVTALTLYFGAHLVIDGGLTVGELIAFNMLAGRVAQPVLRLAQLWQDFHQARISIARLGDILNTTPEPAYSVSRAALPAIRGEVVFEHVTFRYRLDGAEVLHDVNLRIPAGQMVGIVGPSGSGKSTLTKLVQRLYVPESGRVLVDGVDLGVVDVTWLRRQVGVVLQENVLFNRTIRDNIAFADPAMSMERVIAVSQLAGAHDFILELPQGYDTIVGERGASLSGGQRQRIAIARALISDPRILIFDEATSALDYESERIIQDNMRKIAAGRTVLVIAHRLSTVRRADRIVTIERGRVVEDGDHDELIRVGGRYATLHRLQAGIHEVI; this is translated from the coding sequence ATGCGGGAGTCAATTGGCGCCGCCAACATCGATGCCGGGCTGGAGTGCTTGACCTTACTGCTGCATTTTCACGGCGTCCCTGCCGATGCCGCCCAAATCAGGCATCGATTTGGAGGAGCGCCCATAGGCGTAACGGAGATCCTGCGCTGCGCTAAAGAGTTCAAGCTCAAAGCAAGAGCAATAACGACGGATTGGAAAAGATTAGCGCGCCAGCCGCTTCCTGTGATCGCTGAGCGCAGCGACGGCACATTTCTGATCGTCGCCAAAATCACAGACGAAGGTGCACTGATACAGAGGCCCTTTGTGAACCGTCCGGAGATCATCAGTCGCCGGGAGTTCGAGGCGAATTGGCATGGTCGTATTGTCCTCATGGCGCGTCGCGCCGCACTCGGCGAGCTAGCCCGACGCTTCGACCTCACATGGTTCCTGCAGGCGATGGCAAAGTATCGTCACCTCTTTGCTGAAGTGATTTTCGCGTCTTTTTTCCTCCAACTATTCGCTCTGGCGACCCCTCTATTCTTCCAGGTCGTTACCGATAAGGTTTTGGTACATCGCGGCTTTACGACCCTTGATGTGCTGGTGGTCGGCCTTCTGACCGTCTCTGTGTTCGAGACTGTCCTCACTGCACTTCGTACCTATGTTTTCGCCCACACAACCAATCGCATAGACGTAGAACTCGGAGCGCGCCTATTTCGCCATTTGGTGTCGCTCCCAATTGGCTATTTTGAGGCGCGACGAGCGGGCGACTCAGTTGCACGGGTGCGCGAGCTCGAGAATATTCGGAATTTTCTAACCAGCTCGGCGCTTACTCTCGTCATTGATGTCTTCTTCACTTTCGTATTCCTGGGCGTGATGTTCTGCTATTCGCCTCAGCTCACCTTTATTGTCCTTGGCTCTTTCCCATTTTATATCGGGGTGTCTGTCGCCGTCACGCCGGTATTCCGTCGCCGCCTTGAGGAGAAATTCGAACGCGGGGCTGAGAACCAGTCCTTTCTGGTTGAAAGCGTTAGCGCCATTGAGACGCTAAAAGCAATGGCGATCGAACCGCAGATGCAGAAACGTTGGGAAGAGCAGCTCGCAGCCTACGTACATGCAAGCTTTCGAGTACTTTCTCTCGGTAATTGGGGGAGTCAGGGAGTGCAGCTCGTCAGTAAAATTGTCACCGCGCTGACGCTCTATTTTGGCGCTCACCTCGTAATCGACGGCGGTCTCACGGTTGGCGAACTCATTGCCTTCAACATGCTAGCCGGCCGCGTCGCGCAACCGGTATTGCGTCTTGCTCAGCTATGGCAAGACTTCCACCAAGCTCGCATTTCCATTGCAAGATTGGGCGACATTCTTAATACAACACCGGAACCTGCTTATAGCGTCTCGCGAGCTGCGCTCCCTGCCATTCGCGGCGAGGTTGTCTTTGAACATGTGACATTCCGCTATAGGCTTGATGGCGCGGAAGTGCTGCACGATGTAAATCTGCGCATTCCAGCCGGTCAGATGGTGGGTATCGTTGGGCCATCTGGCTCAGGCAAGTCGACGCTGACCAAACTGGTCCAGCGTCTCTACGTCCCCGAGAGCGGGAGAGTGCTCGTCGACGGCGTCGATCTCGGCGTCGTCGACGTCACGTGGCTGCGTCGTCAGGTCGGCGTGGTGCTCCAAGAAAATGTTCTTTTCAACCGAACTATCCGCGACAACATAGCATTCGCTGATCCCGCTATGTCGATGGAGCGTGTGATCGCTGTTTCTCAATTAGCTGGGGCGCATGATTTTATTCTGGAGTTGCCGCAGGGCTATGACACGATCGTTGGCGAACGAGGAGCGAGTCTTTCAGGAGGGCAACGGCAACGCATCGCAATCGCGCGAGCCCTAATAAGCGATCCGAGGATCCTTATTTTTGATGAGGCGACGAGCGCGCTCGACTATGAGAGCGAGCGCATCATTCAAGATAATATGCGAAAAATCGCCGCCGGCCGCACGGTGCTTGTCATCGCACATCGACTTTCAACTGTTCGTCGGGCCGACCGAATTGTCACCATCGAGCGCGGTCGGGTAGTCGAAGATGGCGACCACGATGAACTCATTCGGGTGGGGGGTCGATACGCGACCTTGCATCGTTTGCAGGCGGGTATCCATGAAGTCATCTGA
- a CDS encoding HlyD family type I secretion periplasmic adaptor subunit, whose translation MKSSDAAPIPNPKVVPFRRSLPRGAAVEFLPAALEILETPASPTGRAIAATVILFFTVAVAWATFGRIDIIATASGKIVPTARTKAIQPLEPGVVSAIYVQDGEHVTAGQVLVELDRTITSADRKRIAHDLLGATLDVARLSALQTGIEMGSAQTTLLIAIDAPEREVAHTRAAMIAQAAEQNAKLASLDGQIAQKIAEGNEITETIAKLEASLPLIQQEAELRRQAMELQYGNRIADLEARERLVEQQHELIVQQRRTVETASARLAMEHQREQTVAEYAHKILSDLADAEQKVDELTEDLSKAEKKIEQQVLRSPVDGVVQQLAVHTIGGVVTPAQQLMMIVPADSRLEVEAMVSNRDIGFVHPGQATELKIDTFNFTRYGLLHGNVLTVSGDSIVRDKPKDKLDSSSSASSGELSESSEPQGQELVYSARVSVDRTQMQVEDKLVNLTPGMAITVEIKTGSRRVIEYLLSPLVRYKQSSLRER comes from the coding sequence ATGAAGTCATCTGATGCTGCGCCAATACCGAATCCGAAGGTCGTACCTTTTCGCCGCTCATTGCCGCGCGGAGCCGCTGTCGAGTTTCTCCCGGCCGCGCTTGAGATTTTGGAAACACCTGCGTCTCCGACAGGCCGCGCAATTGCAGCAACAGTCATCTTATTCTTCACCGTCGCGGTAGCCTGGGCGACCTTTGGGCGAATCGATATTATCGCCACTGCGTCAGGGAAGATCGTTCCCACTGCTCGCACCAAAGCGATCCAGCCGCTGGAACCCGGCGTCGTGTCCGCGATCTATGTGCAGGATGGAGAGCATGTGACTGCAGGACAGGTGTTGGTGGAGCTTGACCGGACGATAACGTCCGCTGATCGAAAACGGATTGCCCATGACCTGCTTGGCGCGACGCTTGACGTCGCCCGGCTTTCCGCCCTGCAGACAGGAATTGAGATGGGCTCCGCCCAAACGACTCTTTTGATAGCCATAGATGCCCCGGAACGCGAGGTGGCCCACACACGCGCGGCTATGATCGCGCAGGCTGCCGAACAGAATGCCAAGCTTGCCTCCCTCGATGGTCAAATTGCCCAGAAAATCGCTGAGGGAAACGAGATCACAGAGACAATCGCTAAACTCGAGGCGTCATTGCCATTGATCCAGCAGGAGGCGGAATTGCGCCGGCAAGCGATGGAACTCCAGTACGGCAATAGGATTGCTGATCTTGAAGCGCGCGAGCGCCTTGTCGAGCAACAACATGAGTTGATTGTTCAGCAGCGTCGCACAGTTGAAACCGCTAGCGCGCGACTGGCCATGGAACACCAGCGAGAGCAAACAGTGGCAGAATACGCGCATAAGATCTTGAGCGATCTGGCAGATGCCGAGCAAAAAGTAGACGAGCTGACCGAGGATTTGAGTAAGGCCGAAAAGAAGATCGAACAGCAAGTGCTGCGATCGCCGGTTGATGGCGTTGTGCAACAACTTGCGGTTCACACCATCGGTGGGGTTGTGACGCCTGCGCAGCAACTCATGATGATTGTCCCCGCCGATAGCCGGCTCGAAGTGGAGGCTATGGTTTCTAATCGCGACATCGGCTTTGTCCATCCGGGACAAGCGACGGAATTGAAAATCGACACATTTAATTTCACTCGCTACGGCCTTCTGCACGGCAACGTGCTGACTGTTTCAGGGGACTCGATTGTCCGCGATAAGCCCAAAGACAAATTGGACTCTTCATCGTCCGCAAGCTCGGGAGAACTTAGCGAAAGTAGCGAGCCTCAAGGTCAGGAGTTGGTGTACAGCGCCCGGGTCTCGGTTGATCGAACGCAAATGCAGGTCGAGGACAAACTCGTCAATCTCACGCCGGGTATGGCGATCACCGTTGAAATCAAGACGGGGTCGCGGCGCGTGATAGAGTATTTATTGTCACCACTCGTGCGCTACAAGCAGAGCAGCCTACGCGAAAGATAG
- a CDS encoding tyrosine-type recombinase/integrase yields MAPITRDDIQRRYGYFLTFLKECHQFDAAASCEAHLTPVHIGLFVDRMRDEWSATTLFMTIRTPAELSFHKLKQIARHLAPTANFQWLSDIAGDLKAEDGPVKRPPVVDASELLTAGLTLVEEYSPCDQPMDLTTARNIRNGLMIALLASCPIRVKNLGGLTLGRSFHFSDSGWWIDLPGSETKSGRPDMRMLPGFLTVALERYLLEARPFLLACRNAQEPTPRISKPDCNFSANSTPGAASQNKAAASSDGNGRSVHDDRLDLVNLSGPLWISRYGGPMTYSGIHHALTSTTDATIGVAVTPHGFRYAAATTAAWKAGNMPHLAPALLQHRDRRMTEAAYIRATSFEAAQALGKILRQG; encoded by the coding sequence TTGGCTCCTATCACGCGTGACGATATCCAGCGGCGCTATGGATATTTTCTGACATTCCTCAAGGAATGCCATCAGTTCGACGCCGCAGCGTCTTGCGAAGCGCACCTGACGCCAGTGCACATTGGCCTGTTCGTCGATCGCATGCGCGACGAATGGTCAGCGACGACGCTGTTTATGACCATCAGGACGCCAGCAGAGCTATCATTCCACAAGCTCAAACAGATCGCGCGTCATTTGGCGCCGACGGCGAACTTCCAATGGCTGTCCGACATCGCCGGCGATCTCAAAGCCGAAGATGGTCCCGTCAAGCGACCGCCTGTCGTTGACGCTTCGGAACTCTTGACCGCGGGGCTGACGCTCGTTGAAGAATATAGCCCGTGCGACCAGCCGATGGATTTGACGACGGCGCGCAATATTCGCAATGGCCTAATGATAGCTCTGCTGGCGTCCTGTCCGATTCGGGTCAAGAATCTCGGCGGACTGACGCTCGGCCGATCATTTCATTTTTCTGATTCCGGCTGGTGGATCGACCTGCCAGGCAGCGAAACCAAGAGCGGCCGGCCCGATATGCGCATGCTGCCGGGGTTTCTCACCGTGGCTCTCGAACGATATCTGTTGGAAGCGCGGCCTTTTCTCTTGGCCTGCCGCAACGCGCAAGAGCCCACCCCCCGGATTTCGAAGCCCGACTGCAACTTTTCTGCCAACTCAACTCCCGGGGCCGCGTCTCAGAATAAGGCGGCCGCCTCGTCTGACGGGAATGGCAGGTCCGTTCATGACGACCGTCTTGATCTCGTCAATCTCTCCGGACCGCTCTGGATTTCACGATATGGCGGCCCAATGACCTATTCCGGCATCCATCATGCTCTGACGTCGACAACAGATGCGACGATCGGCGTCGCCGTCACGCCACATGGCTTTCGATACGCCGCCGCCACGACGGCTGCCTGGAAAGCGGGAAACATGCCGCATCTCGCCCCCGCACTGCTTCAACACCGGGATCGCCGGATGACCGAGGCGGCCTACATACGCGCTACATCGTTTGAAGCCGCACAAGCGTTGGGGAAGATATTGCGGCAGGGATAG
- a CDS encoding site-specific integrase, producing the protein MSAQSSLAEPNLADAIRLTQASDLEKSKISHWSCSMRAVATALGLPPESLPARWQALAHRVKQLHHARVGMSEKTLKNHISNLKAALRYLSGDKTIPARGTPLALEWANLRQLVGHEMDRYYLTGLMRFASGSGVSPIGVDEAFLERYMRYRCEVLAQDGSPRIQRSIVRAWNVCVDDHPTWPRRKLTSAPLAGEPGVPWSAFPESLRAEIGQYLHSLQTIRRKPDRSRRRLSKTSTVDTRLAEIQAFARRAISLGSPIESLTSLRALLDPDLVEKVIDNYWVGEHPKTYVIDLGWRLLSIARDSGALNEADLARLDDLRAELEDHRQAGLTPKNKRVVHAIQSGTVWREVVDLPERLSSEAKTTLAHAPHRASLSAQVAIGIAILTFAPVRISNLVGIRIGGHLSKPDGPNGNYLLSIPSDEVKNKVPLEFPFDGVVTKLIDVYIHEFRPHLVDAMDNDQLFPGVRDTMRAVNSFGVRIARTMEENIGIRITCHQFRHAAAAMILRNDPGNYEFVRRVLGHKNIKTTQQFYIGLETLAANRHYGEILRGDLERQSRAAMHQ; encoded by the coding sequence ATGTCCGCCCAATCATCCCTTGCCGAGCCCAATCTCGCCGACGCAATCCGCCTGACCCAGGCGTCGGATCTCGAGAAATCGAAAATCAGTCACTGGTCCTGCTCGATGCGGGCTGTCGCGACGGCGCTCGGCTTGCCGCCCGAAAGTCTGCCCGCCCGCTGGCAGGCGCTGGCGCACCGCGTCAAGCAGCTGCATCACGCCCGCGTCGGCATGTCCGAAAAGACCCTGAAAAACCACATCTCGAATCTGAAAGCCGCCTTGCGCTACCTGTCCGGGGACAAAACCATTCCCGCGCGGGGAACGCCGCTCGCGCTGGAATGGGCCAACCTGCGGCAGCTCGTCGGACACGAGATGGATCGCTATTATCTCACCGGCCTCATGCGCTTTGCTTCAGGGAGCGGCGTCTCGCCGATCGGCGTCGACGAGGCCTTTCTCGAAAGATACATGCGCTACAGATGTGAGGTTCTGGCCCAGGATGGTTCGCCTCGGATCCAGCGAAGCATTGTTCGCGCCTGGAACGTCTGCGTCGACGATCATCCGACATGGCCAAGGCGCAAATTGACTTCGGCGCCGCTTGCAGGCGAACCGGGGGTGCCCTGGAGCGCCTTTCCGGAGTCGCTGCGCGCTGAGATCGGCCAATACCTTCACTCCCTACAAACGATCCGCCGGAAGCCGGACAGATCGCGTCGCCGCCTGTCCAAAACCTCTACGGTCGACACCCGCCTTGCGGAAATCCAGGCATTTGCGCGCCGAGCCATATCGTTAGGGAGTCCGATCGAGTCGTTGACGTCGCTCCGGGCTCTGCTCGATCCGGACCTCGTCGAAAAAGTGATCGACAATTATTGGGTCGGCGAGCATCCAAAGACCTACGTCATCGATCTCGGATGGCGTTTGCTCTCTATCGCGCGCGATTCCGGCGCGTTGAACGAGGCCGATCTCGCCCGGTTGGACGATCTTCGGGCGGAGTTGGAGGACCACCGCCAGGCTGGCCTGACGCCAAAAAATAAGCGCGTCGTTCACGCCATTCAAAGCGGGACCGTCTGGCGCGAGGTGGTCGACCTGCCGGAGCGCCTGTCGAGCGAGGCGAAGACGACGCTCGCTCACGCGCCGCATCGGGCCTCTCTTTCGGCTCAGGTCGCGATCGGCATCGCGATATTGACCTTTGCGCCGGTTCGCATCAGCAATCTCGTCGGCATCCGCATCGGCGGTCATTTGAGCAAGCCCGACGGCCCCAATGGGAATTACCTGCTGTCGATCCCCTCGGACGAAGTCAAAAACAAGGTCCCTTTGGAGTTTCCGTTCGACGGCGTGGTGACGAAACTGATCGACGTCTACATTCACGAGTTTCGACCGCACCTCGTCGACGCAATGGACAACGATCAGCTGTTTCCGGGCGTCCGCGACACCATGCGCGCCGTCAACAGCTTTGGCGTCCGCATCGCCCGGACGATGGAGGAAAACATCGGCATCCGCATCACCTGCCACCAATTTCGGCACGCCGCAGCGGCGATGATCTTGCGCAATGACCCCGGCAACTACGAATTTGTGCGCCGTGTGCTCGGGCACAAAAACATCAAGACGACGCAGCAATTTTACATCGGCCTGGAAACGCTGGCGGCCAATCGTCACTATGGCGAGATCCTCCGCGGCGACCTTGAGCGCCAGTCTCGCGCTGCGATGCATCAGTGA
- a CDS encoding helix-turn-helix domain-containing protein yields the protein MAQQIETLLTPVQAAEILQVKPNTLAKWRVTGEGPAFVHIGRAVRYHPRELARYIEHQTRRSTSEASTGGGRGYHNNDPL from the coding sequence TTGGCGCAGCAGATTGAAACCCTTCTCACCCCCGTCCAGGCCGCGGAGATCCTCCAGGTGAAGCCGAACACGCTGGCCAAATGGCGCGTCACCGGCGAAGGCCCCGCATTCGTCCACATTGGTCGGGCGGTCCGTTATCATCCGCGAGAACTCGCGCGCTACATTGAGCACCAGACGCGGCGGTCGACGTCGGAGGCGTCGACCGGCGGCGGACGCGGCTATCATAATAATGATCCATTATAA